The following are encoded together in the Kineosporiaceae bacterium genome:
- a CDS encoding DUF2530 domain-containing protein, whose amino-acid sequence MRWYLRSAERRPDPEPLPSPDRGVIWTLTAVWVVLFVIALIQREQLIDQGRGWWVWTPVPGIALGLIGIRWLSGRGR is encoded by the coding sequence ATGCGCTGGTACCTCCGCTCGGCCGAACGCCGTCCGGATCCGGAGCCCCTGCCCTCGCCCGACCGCGGCGTGATCTGGACGCTGACCGCTGTCTGGGTCGTGCTGTTCGTGATCGCCCTGATCCAGCGGGAGCAGCTGATCGACCAGGGCCGGGGCTGGTGGGTCTGGACGCCCGTGCCGGGGATCGCCCTGGGGCTGATCGGGATTCGCTGGCTGTCGGGTCGGGGCCGCTGA
- a CDS encoding OmpA family protein translates to MAAPDLATTPERTTQLVRRGRAYERSPRRIAPLVTAVVVLGLGGAVAGQFLLVRPALESDLTQRTRAALSAAGHPDVTVTVRGRDVTLTVPAGTEDVGEITETVLEVPGVYSVIPVTGASSGRGATSPPATIGPTTAGGAVGAPTVPLADLAALGATLDDGRVVLLGSVPSRATHDQLLGSLRKTFTAEDIRDELIEDPEAGDEGLPAFAQVLVALGPRTRAGAVSLRTGRLELAALVPDDATRTAALTAAAAVVGEAAVEQALIVASDPQAEATDDQVAAQIGALPTISFPPKSSELTAETQAVIAVAVELLRAHPTVSVRIEGHTDANGKAAANLALSRARAEAVRGAIVDAGVAPRRLTATGYGASRPLDTGSGELADAVNRRVVFVAVTDG, encoded by the coding sequence ATGGCAGCGCCCGACCTGGCCACCACACCGGAGCGCACGACCCAGCTGGTTCGCCGTGGTCGCGCCTATGAGCGCAGTCCCCGACGGATCGCCCCGCTGGTGACGGCCGTCGTCGTGCTCGGCCTGGGGGGTGCCGTGGCCGGTCAGTTCCTGCTGGTGCGGCCCGCGCTGGAGTCCGATCTGACCCAACGGACCCGGGCCGCCCTGTCCGCCGCCGGGCACCCCGACGTCACGGTGACGGTACGAGGACGCGATGTCACGCTCACCGTGCCCGCCGGCACGGAGGATGTCGGCGAGATCACCGAGACGGTGCTCGAGGTACCCGGCGTCTACTCGGTCATCCCGGTCACGGGGGCGTCGTCCGGACGCGGTGCCACGTCGCCACCGGCGACGATCGGCCCCACCACAGCCGGAGGGGCCGTGGGCGCACCCACGGTGCCGCTCGCGGACCTGGCCGCGCTCGGGGCCACCCTGGACGACGGGCGCGTGGTGCTGCTGGGGAGCGTGCCGTCCCGGGCCACCCATGATCAGCTTCTGGGCTCGTTGCGGAAGACCTTCACGGCCGAGGACATCCGCGATGAGCTGATCGAGGATCCCGAGGCCGGCGACGAGGGCCTACCGGCGTTCGCCCAGGTGCTGGTCGCCCTCGGCCCGCGCACCCGGGCCGGCGCCGTCTCGTTGCGCACCGGACGGCTCGAGCTCGCCGCGCTCGTGCCGGACGACGCGACCCGTACCGCCGCCCTCACCGCAGCCGCCGCTGTGGTGGGCGAGGCGGCCGTGGAGCAGGCCCTGATCGTCGCCTCGGACCCGCAGGCGGAGGCCACCGACGACCAGGTGGCCGCGCAGATCGGGGCTCTGCCGACGATCTCCTTCCCGCCGAAGTCCTCCGAGTTGACGGCCGAGACCCAGGCGGTGATCGCCGTCGCGGTGGAGCTGTTGCGCGCCCACCCGACGGTGAGTGTGCGGATCGAGGGACACACCGATGCCAACGGCAAGGCCGCGGCCAATCTGGCGCTCAGCCGCGCCCGGGCCGAGGCCGTGCGCGGGGCCATCGTGGACGCCGGGGTCGCCCCCCGGAGGCTGACCGCCACCGGCTACGGGGCGAGCCGTCCGCTCGATACCGGCAGCGGCGAACTGGCCGACGCGGTCAACCGCCGCGTGGTCTTCGTCGCCGTCACCGACGGGTAG
- a CDS encoding OmpA family protein, which translates to MTTGSTQRSRETTLTTTTTTTTKHYFWERRPAGALPWVIGAVGLLGLGIAHDIPIRHSIEQDLEGRAATALADTPGVKVDFTGRDGVLTGTLPADADPRTLIEKVTALDGVRVVTANFGTGTDTGATTPSPSSAAPSPSSPASGPSAAASLPAVTAVTAGGKVTLSGTVPTQAAKDALVAAATTTFGAGNVVDQLTVDAAVSDQGLSGFATLLGALGEPSAATAALKDGALTLSGTVADAAAKTAAEAAAAAVTQDAGKVTSQLTVGATPAPSNPGKPAGGPAQQKLDTLPQITFETGTTRLTPAGLRAVRQAAAILKANPAVKVRIDGHTDDIGSAASNLRLSTARAAKVRQVLHSLGIAHERMSYRGFGEGVPKLANTSPTNRAVNRRVEFLVL; encoded by the coding sequence ATGACGACCGGCTCCACCCAGCGTTCCCGCGAGACCACCCTCACCACCACGACCACGACCACCACGAAGCACTACTTCTGGGAGCGTCGTCCGGCCGGGGCGCTGCCCTGGGTGATCGGTGCGGTGGGCCTGCTCGGGCTCGGGATCGCCCATGACATCCCGATCCGGCACTCCATCGAGCAGGACCTGGAAGGCCGGGCGGCCACGGCGCTGGCCGACACCCCGGGGGTGAAGGTCGACTTCACCGGCCGGGACGGCGTGCTGACCGGCACCCTGCCGGCCGACGCCGACCCGCGGACGCTGATCGAGAAGGTCACGGCGCTGGACGGCGTCCGCGTGGTGACCGCGAACTTCGGCACCGGCACCGACACCGGCGCCACCACGCCGTCCCCGAGCTCGGCGGCCCCCTCGCCGTCCTCACCAGCCTCCGGTCCCTCGGCTGCAGCGTCCCTGCCCGCGGTCACCGCGGTCACCGCGGGCGGCAAGGTCACGCTGAGCGGCACCGTTCCCACGCAGGCCGCCAAGGACGCGCTGGTGGCTGCTGCCACCACGACCTTCGGCGCCGGCAACGTGGTCGACCAGCTCACGGTCGACGCAGCGGTCTCCGACCAGGGCTTGTCCGGGTTCGCCACCCTGCTCGGTGCGCTCGGCGAGCCCAGCGCCGCGACGGCAGCGTTGAAGGACGGCGCACTCACGCTGTCCGGCACCGTGGCGGACGCCGCGGCCAAGACCGCCGCCGAGGCTGCTGCGGCGGCCGTCACCCAGGACGCCGGCAAGGTCACCTCGCAGCTGACGGTCGGCGCAACCCCGGCACCCAGCAACCCGGGCAAGCCGGCCGGCGGCCCTGCGCAGCAGAAGCTCGACACCCTGCCGCAGATCACCTTCGAGACCGGCACCACCCGGCTCACGCCGGCTGGGTTGCGTGCCGTTCGGCAGGCGGCGGCCATCCTGAAGGCCAACCCGGCCGTCAAGGTCCGCATCGACGGCCACACCGACGACATCGGGTCGGCAGCGTCCAACCTGCGGTTGAGCACCGCACGGGCCGCGAAGGTGCGTCAGGTGCTGCACAGCCTGGGCATCGCCCACGAGCGCATGTCGTATCGCGGATTCGGCGAGGGCGTGCCGAAGCTGGCGAACACCTCGCCGACCAACCGGGCGGTGAACCGGCGCGTGGAGTTCCTCGTGCTGTGA
- a CDS encoding NCS2 family permease, producing MTALDRYFQISQRGSTVARELRGGLVTFFTMAYIVVLNPLIIGTQKDASGAFLGGGQAPDLAKVAAATALIAGLITILMGVVANYPLALATGLGLNAFVTFGIAKLPGMTWADAMGLVVIEGVIILVLVLTGFRTAVFHAVPVQLKTAISVGIGLFITIIGFVDAGFVRRTGTGPVPVEMGVGGFLAGWPTVVFVIGLLTIAILLVRGVKGAILIGIVAATVLAVIVEAVAEIGPSFIAPDKVNPTGWGLNVPALPDKVVDVPDFGLLGQFDLLGSFSAVGVVTALLLIFTLMLADFFDTMGTMVAIGAEAGLLDEDGTPPNTERILVVDSIAAIAGGAGSVSSNTSYIESAAGVGEGARTGLASIVTGVLFLLATVFAPLVSIVPYEAATPALIIVGFLMMTQVKGIDWDDIEIALPAFLTIVLMPFTYSITAGIGAGFIAFVVLKVVRGKASSVHPLMWLTSALFLIYFAIDPVKNALGVS from the coding sequence ATGACCGCTCTCGACCGTTACTTCCAGATCAGCCAACGCGGCTCGACCGTGGCCCGCGAGCTGCGTGGTGGCCTGGTCACCTTCTTCACCATGGCCTACATCGTGGTGCTCAACCCCTTGATCATCGGCACCCAGAAGGACGCCTCGGGCGCCTTCCTCGGCGGCGGTCAGGCGCCGGACCTGGCCAAGGTGGCCGCCGCCACCGCACTGATCGCCGGGCTGATCACCATCCTGATGGGCGTGGTCGCCAACTACCCGTTGGCTCTGGCCACCGGGCTCGGCCTGAACGCCTTCGTGACCTTCGGGATCGCCAAGTTGCCCGGCATGACCTGGGCCGATGCCATGGGCCTGGTGGTGATCGAGGGCGTGATCATCCTGGTTCTGGTGCTCACCGGCTTCCGGACGGCGGTCTTCCACGCCGTCCCGGTGCAGCTCAAGACCGCCATCAGCGTCGGCATCGGCCTGTTCATCACGATCATCGGCTTCGTCGACGCCGGGTTCGTCCGGCGGACCGGCACCGGGCCGGTTCCGGTCGAGATGGGGGTCGGCGGCTTCCTGGCCGGCTGGCCCACGGTGGTCTTCGTCATCGGCCTGCTGACCATCGCCATCCTGCTGGTGCGCGGCGTCAAGGGAGCGATCCTGATCGGCATCGTGGCGGCCACCGTGCTCGCCGTGATCGTCGAGGCGGTGGCCGAGATCGGGCCGAGCTTCATCGCGCCCGACAAGGTCAACCCCACCGGGTGGGGCCTGAACGTGCCGGCGTTGCCGGACAAGGTGGTCGACGTCCCGGACTTCGGCCTGCTGGGCCAGTTCGACCTGCTGGGTTCGTTCTCGGCCGTGGGCGTGGTGACCGCGCTCCTGCTGATCTTCACCCTGATGCTGGCCGACTTCTTCGACACCATGGGCACCATGGTCGCCATCGGCGCCGAGGCGGGCCTGCTCGATGAGGACGGCACCCCGCCGAACACCGAGCGGATCCTGGTGGTCGACTCGATCGCCGCCATCGCCGGTGGTGCGGGCAGCGTGTCGAGCAACACCAGCTACATCGAGTCCGCCGCCGGGGTCGGTGAGGGCGCCCGAACCGGGCTCGCCTCGATCGTCACCGGCGTGCTGTTCCTGCTGGCGACGGTGTTCGCGCCGTTGGTCTCGATCGTTCCCTACGAGGCGGCCACGCCGGCGTTGATCATCGTGGGCTTCCTGATGATGACCCAGGTCAAGGGCATCGACTGGGACGACATCGAGATCGCTCTGCCGGCCTTCCTGACGATCGTGCTGATGCCGTTCACCTACTCGATCACGGCGGGGATCGGCGCCGGCTTCATCGCCTTCGTGGTGCTGAAGGTGGTGCGGGGCAAGGCCTCGTCGGTGCACCCGCTGATGTGGCTGACCTCGGCGCTGTTCCTGATCTACTTCGCGATCGACCCGGTCAAGAACGCGCTCGGCGTCAGCTGA
- a CDS encoding aldo/keto reductase — protein sequence MMTRTLGTAGPSVSALGVGCWAIGGPWQMGGIEAGWGAVDDDESVRALRAALEAGVTFFDTAANYGAGHSERVLGRAIAARRDDVVLATKFGYRVDEANRTVGGPDTTPASIAAQCRESLRRLGTDRIDVYWFHVGDHPIEAVDDVLGALDQLVEEGLIRSYGWSTDDVPRAEAFLAGAHCVAVQHQLNVFQDNPAMLELCEHWGVASVNRGPLAMGLLTGSYGPDRQFAAGDLRRQNLEWMGYFTDGRPSPAWLARLDAVRDVLTAGGRTLAQGALGWLWARSPMTIPIPGVRTVAQAQSNAAALQFGPLTAAQLAEIETLVAAQPL from the coding sequence ATGATGACCAGGACATTGGGTACCGCCGGGCCGTCGGTGAGTGCGCTCGGGGTGGGGTGCTGGGCGATCGGTGGGCCATGGCAGATGGGCGGCATCGAGGCCGGCTGGGGTGCGGTGGACGACGACGAGTCGGTCCGGGCGCTGCGGGCGGCGCTCGAGGCGGGGGTCACCTTCTTCGACACCGCGGCGAACTACGGCGCCGGGCACAGTGAGCGCGTACTCGGCCGGGCGATCGCCGCGCGACGGGACGACGTCGTGCTGGCCACCAAGTTCGGCTACCGGGTCGACGAGGCGAACCGCACCGTCGGGGGTCCCGACACCACACCGGCCTCGATCGCCGCGCAGTGCCGCGAGAGCTTGCGCCGGTTGGGCACCGACCGCATCGACGTGTACTGGTTCCACGTCGGTGACCACCCGATCGAGGCCGTGGACGACGTGCTGGGTGCGCTCGATCAGCTGGTCGAGGAGGGACTGATCCGGTCCTACGGCTGGAGCACGGACGACGTCCCGCGGGCGGAGGCGTTCCTCGCCGGCGCTCACTGCGTCGCGGTGCAGCATCAGCTCAACGTGTTCCAGGACAACCCGGCGATGCTCGAGCTGTGCGAGCACTGGGGCGTGGCGAGCGTGAACCGCGGGCCGTTGGCCATGGGGTTGCTCACCGGCAGCTACGGCCCAGACCGGCAGTTCGCCGCGGGGGATCTGCGGCGGCAGAACCTCGAGTGGATGGGCTACTTCACCGACGGTCGTCCCTCGCCGGCCTGGCTGGCGCGGCTGGACGCCGTCCGGGACGTGCTCACCGCGGGCGGGCGGACCCTCGCTCAGGGCGCGCTGGGCTGGTTGTGGGCGCGCAGCCCGATGACGATCCCGATCCCCGGGGTGCGCACCGTGGCTCAGGCGCAGTCGAATGCCGCCGCGCTGCAGTTCGGCCCGCTGACCGCGGCCCAACTCGCCGAGATCGAGACCCTGGTCGCCGCGCAGCCACTCTGA
- a CDS encoding AlkZ family DNA glycosylase produces MPAVPSLTWSQVHAWRLGRQFDVGSAVATARRLCGVQAQVTSAAELAVAVRLDTTGAGRDDTLAAALARGELLRTWAMRGTLHVLHPEDAAAFLTLAAAPRTWAKGSWQKTYLTLDQVERLEAAVAELLADGVPRTRDELVAHLRESPDGAQLADQVASSWGSALKPLAWQGILCNGPSRGSKVTFTRPQDVAPGWPGLMAVDDAARHAIPAYLAAFGPADPAAFDAWLLRGATSKPTLRQWFADLGEELTPVDVEGTRLLARTQDVEDLAATDPANPALAVRLLPAFDQFVLGPGTGDAHLIPPGHRADVSRAAGWITPVVATPDGVVGTWQLEDGAADRVRVTLFDDRPKPPAALLAAEVERIQDLLAP; encoded by the coding sequence ATGCCCGCGGTGCCGTCGCTGACCTGGTCGCAGGTGCATGCCTGGCGGTTGGGGCGGCAGTTCGACGTGGGCTCGGCCGTGGCCACCGCGCGGCGGTTGTGTGGGGTACAGGCCCAGGTCACCTCGGCGGCCGAGCTGGCGGTCGCCGTCCGGCTCGACACAACCGGCGCCGGGCGCGATGACACGCTCGCGGCGGCTTTGGCGCGCGGCGAGTTGCTGCGTACCTGGGCGATGCGCGGCACCCTGCACGTGCTGCACCCCGAGGACGCCGCGGCGTTCCTCACCCTGGCCGCCGCGCCGCGCACCTGGGCGAAGGGGTCGTGGCAGAAGACGTACCTGACGCTCGATCAGGTCGAGCGGCTCGAGGCCGCCGTGGCCGAGTTACTGGCGGACGGGGTACCGCGCACCCGGGACGAGCTGGTCGCTCACCTGCGCGAGAGCCCGGACGGCGCGCAGCTGGCCGACCAGGTCGCCTCGTCCTGGGGATCGGCGCTCAAACCCCTTGCCTGGCAAGGGATCCTGTGCAACGGGCCGAGTCGGGGCAGCAAGGTGACCTTCACCCGGCCGCAGGACGTGGCGCCCGGCTGGCCGGGGCTGATGGCCGTGGACGACGCCGCGCGCCACGCCATCCCGGCCTACCTGGCCGCGTTCGGACCCGCCGACCCGGCGGCCTTCGACGCCTGGCTGCTGCGCGGCGCCACCTCGAAACCGACTCTGCGGCAATGGTTCGCCGATCTGGGCGAGGAGCTGACCCCGGTCGACGTCGAGGGCACCCGGCTGCTCGCCCGCACCCAGGACGTCGAGGACCTGGCCGCCACCGACCCCGCGAACCCGGCACTCGCCGTCCGACTGTTGCCCGCCTTCGACCAGTTCGTGCTCGGTCCCGGCACCGGTGACGCGCACCTGATCCCGCCAGGGCACCGCGCCGACGTCAGCCGCGCTGCCGGCTGGATCACCCCCGTCGTGGCCACACCCGACGGCGTCGTCGGCACCTGGCAGCTCGAGGACGGCGCCGCCGACCGGGTGAGGGTCACCCTGTTCGACGACCGTCCGAAACCGCCGGCCGCCCTGCTGGCCGCCGAGGTCGAACGCATTCAGGACCTGCTGGCGCCCTGA
- a CDS encoding MFS transporter → MSPTFTALQHPNYRRWAVGALISNTGTWMQRVAQDWLVLTVLTADSGLAVGITTGLQFAPMLLFAPVAGVLADRFDRRRLLMATQATSALTALVLGVLVVSGVAELWHVYLLAALLGTVSAVDAPARQAFVSQLVPEVDLPNAVGLNSASFHGGRLIGPGVAGLLIHWLGTGPVFLINAASFGAVLISLARMHRPDLIASPRPAAGRGGLRAGLGYVRRRPQIMVTMALVGVVGTFGLNFQLTTALMARLAFHKGAGEYGLLGSVMAIGSLAGALLAARRERPGLPLVVGATLAFGVSSVVAALMPSYLTFALALIPVGLCALTLMTAANTSVQLATEPAMRGRVMALYIAIFMGGTPVGSPIVGWVGEQFGARWTILGGGLVTLAAGLVALAWLIIGRRRAASGVTDDLRAASDVLR, encoded by the coding sequence GTGAGTCCCACGTTCACCGCGCTGCAGCACCCGAACTATCGGCGCTGGGCGGTGGGGGCGCTGATCTCGAACACCGGCACGTGGATGCAGCGGGTGGCGCAGGACTGGCTCGTCCTGACCGTGTTGACTGCCGACTCCGGCCTCGCCGTGGGCATCACGACCGGCCTGCAGTTCGCCCCCATGTTGCTGTTCGCCCCCGTGGCCGGGGTGTTGGCCGATCGGTTCGACCGCCGCCGACTGCTCATGGCCACCCAGGCCACCTCGGCGCTGACAGCCCTGGTGCTCGGCGTCCTGGTCGTCAGCGGCGTCGCCGAGCTCTGGCACGTCTACCTGCTGGCGGCGCTGCTCGGCACGGTGAGCGCCGTCGATGCCCCCGCGCGGCAGGCATTCGTCTCACAACTGGTGCCCGAGGTCGATCTGCCCAACGCGGTGGGGCTCAACAGCGCCTCGTTCCATGGCGGACGGCTGATCGGTCCCGGGGTGGCGGGCCTGTTGATCCACTGGCTGGGTACCGGCCCGGTGTTCCTGATCAACGCGGCGTCCTTCGGCGCCGTCCTGATCTCGTTGGCCCGGATGCACCGGCCAGACCTGATCGCCTCGCCGCGTCCGGCCGCTGGGCGGGGCGGACTGCGTGCCGGGCTCGGCTATGTGCGACGCCGTCCGCAGATCATGGTGACCATGGCCCTGGTCGGCGTGGTCGGCACCTTCGGGCTGAACTTCCAGCTCACCACGGCGCTGATGGCGCGGCTGGCGTTTCACAAGGGCGCTGGCGAGTACGGCCTGCTGGGCTCGGTGATGGCGATCGGATCGCTGGCCGGGGCGTTGCTGGCGGCTCGGCGTGAACGTCCGGGACTGCCGTTGGTGGTGGGGGCCACGCTCGCCTTCGGGGTGAGCTCTGTCGTGGCGGCCCTGATGCCCAGCTATCTGACCTTCGCACTGGCGCTGATCCCCGTCGGACTGTGCGCCCTGACCCTGATGACCGCCGCGAACACGAGCGTGCAGCTGGCCACCGAGCCCGCGATGCGTGGCCGGGTGATGGCGCTCTACATCGCGATCTTCATGGGCGGGACGCCGGTCGGGTCACCGATCGTGGGCTGGGTCGGGGAGCAGTTCGGCGCTCGCTGGACGATTCTCGGCGGCGGCCTGGTGACGCTGGCGGCGGGCCTGGTGGCGCTCGCCTGGTTGATCATCGGACGCCGGCGCGCGGCGTCCGGGGTCACCGACGATCTGCGTGCGGCGAGTGACGTCCTGCGCTGA
- a CDS encoding ribokinase, with amino-acid sequence MSQVLVVGSLNADLVAYAERLPGDGETVHGHAFARAAGGKGLNQAVAAARGGASTLMLGCVGEDDLGAFLLDQAGTAGVDTSAVATVPGASGVALISVDDTAANRIIVVAGANAALTPDRVEAAFAALASPPAVVLCQLETPLDGVAAALHLGRRSGAITVLNPAPAITLPAEVLAEVDWLIPNEFEASLVLGEPVSVATSEAALDVARRLREHGPRAVVITLGARGAIAVGPDSAEYTLEAFRVDPVDTTAAGDAFCGGFVAALARGLPVAAALRRGCATGALATTRPGAVPSIPTEAEVDTLLTP; translated from the coding sequence GTGAGCCAGGTGCTGGTGGTGGGAAGCCTCAACGCCGATCTGGTCGCGTACGCCGAACGTCTGCCCGGTGACGGCGAGACGGTGCACGGGCACGCCTTTGCCCGGGCCGCCGGGGGCAAGGGGCTCAATCAGGCGGTGGCCGCGGCACGAGGTGGGGCGAGCACCCTGATGCTGGGCTGCGTCGGGGAGGACGACCTGGGCGCGTTCCTGCTCGATCAGGCGGGTACGGCGGGGGTGGACACCTCGGCCGTGGCGACCGTGCCCGGCGCGAGTGGCGTCGCGTTGATCAGCGTGGACGACACGGCGGCCAACCGGATCATCGTGGTGGCCGGGGCGAACGCCGCGCTGACCCCCGACCGGGTGGAGGCGGCCTTCGCCGCACTCGCCTCGCCGCCTGCCGTGGTGCTGTGCCAACTCGAGACCCCACTGGACGGCGTCGCCGCCGCGTTGCATCTCGGCCGGCGGTCCGGGGCGATCACCGTGCTGAACCCGGCGCCGGCCATCACGCTGCCGGCCGAGGTGCTGGCCGAGGTGGACTGGTTGATCCCCAACGAGTTCGAGGCCTCGCTGGTGTTGGGCGAGCCGGTGAGCGTGGCGACGTCCGAGGCCGCCCTGGACGTCGCCCGGCGGCTGCGTGAGCACGGCCCCCGGGCGGTGGTGATCACCCTCGGCGCGCGCGGGGCGATCGCCGTCGGCCCGGACAGCGCCGAGTACACCCTCGAGGCTTTTCGGGTGGACCCGGTCGACACCACCGCCGCCGGGGACGCCTTCTGCGGCGGGTTCGTCGCCGCCCTGGCTCGCGGCCTGCCGGTGGCCGCGGCCCTGCGCCGCGGCTGCGCCACCGGCGCGTTGGCCACCACCCGCCCCGGCGCCGTCCCCTCGATCCCCACCGAGGCCGAGGTCGACACCCTCCTCACCCCCTGA
- a CDS encoding phytanoyl-CoA dioxygenase family protein — protein MEPTEPVLTAGQAEQYARDGVTLVRGLLTPEQVELARAGIERVLAEPGPLAQTASRRDDPGRFVEDFRRWQQVPEIEALARTSAVPRIAAQLMAAAGADGPVRFYHDHVLVKEGGTRQRTPWHQDQPYYNVDGLGTSAWIPVDPVPEEGCLELVAATHRGPWLMPRTFLTGEAKWFPEGSLAELPDIESSRKTFDIRRFEMAPGDAIFFDFLTVHGAPGFPFVGRRRVLSLRYLSCLSRHAPRRWRTSPPFEHLEAELADGAELDHPLFPVVWPGDAS, from the coding sequence ATGGAGCCCACGGAACCCGTGCTCACGGCGGGACAGGCCGAGCAGTACGCGCGCGACGGCGTGACCCTGGTGCGCGGGCTGCTGACGCCGGAGCAGGTGGAGCTGGCGCGGGCCGGGATCGAGCGGGTGCTCGCCGAACCGGGGCCGTTGGCTCAGACGGCGAGCCGCCGCGACGACCCGGGTCGATTCGTCGAGGACTTCCGGCGCTGGCAGCAGGTGCCCGAGATCGAGGCCCTGGCCCGCACCTCGGCAGTACCCCGCATCGCCGCCCAGCTGATGGCCGCGGCGGGAGCCGACGGGCCGGTGCGGTTCTATCACGATCACGTGCTGGTCAAGGAGGGCGGCACCCGGCAGCGCACGCCCTGGCATCAGGACCAGCCGTACTACAACGTCGACGGGCTGGGTACCTCGGCGTGGATCCCGGTCGACCCGGTGCCCGAGGAGGGGTGTCTCGAGCTGGTCGCCGCCACCCACCGCGGGCCGTGGCTGATGCCGCGCACGTTCCTGACCGGCGAGGCCAAGTGGTTCCCCGAGGGGTCGCTGGCCGAGCTGCCCGACATCGAGTCGAGCCGGAAGACCTTCGACATCAGGCGATTCGAGATGGCTCCCGGCGACGCGATCTTCTTCGACTTCCTCACCGTGCACGGTGCCCCGGGGTTCCCGTTCGTCGGGCGGCGCCGGGTGCTGTCGTTGCGCTACCTGTCCTGCCTGAGCCGGCACGCGCCGCGACGCTGGCGCACCTCGCCGCCGTTCGAGCACCTGGAGGCCGAGCTGGCCGACGGCGCCGAGCTCGACCACCCGCTGTTCCCCGTGGTCTGGCCGGGTGATGCGTCGTGA
- a CDS encoding CPBP family intramembrane metalloprotease, whose protein sequence is MSAAAQPDEPPTPPSRSVDQLPSAGPRARTIAEIWIVLGLSLAASALYAVIDLAGKLTAGPPLAAQTATVNRSVSPRPYLDLSYQLAGIAVTLIPVVLVLWLLAEPAGDLVRSGARRLGLDGAAPVRDLLHGVLLAAVIGLPGLGLYFVGRELGITVGVVASALNAYWWTVPVLVVQALKNALLEEVIVVGYLLTRLRRIGWPTWACFGVSAVLRGAYHLYQGFGPFVGNAVMGLVFAEYFRRRGRVMPLVIAHTLLDVVAFVGYQLFAGALGLG, encoded by the coding sequence ATGAGCGCCGCTGCGCAACCAGACGAACCGCCGACGCCGCCGTCCCGGTCGGTCGATCAGCTGCCCTCGGCCGGTCCCCGAGCACGGACCATCGCCGAGATCTGGATCGTGCTGGGACTGTCACTGGCCGCCTCGGCGCTCTATGCGGTGATCGACCTGGCCGGCAAGCTCACCGCCGGGCCACCGCTGGCGGCGCAGACCGCGACCGTCAACCGCTCGGTCAGTCCGCGGCCCTACCTCGACCTGAGTTATCAACTCGCCGGCATCGCGGTCACCCTGATACCCGTCGTCCTGGTGCTCTGGCTGCTCGCCGAACCGGCCGGTGACCTGGTGCGCTCGGGTGCCCGCCGGCTCGGGCTGGACGGCGCGGCGCCGGTGCGCGACCTGCTACACGGCGTCCTGCTCGCGGCGGTGATCGGCCTGCCCGGGCTGGGGCTCTACTTCGTGGGCCGTGAACTGGGTATCACCGTGGGGGTGGTCGCCTCGGCCCTCAACGCGTACTGGTGGACGGTGCCGGTGCTCGTGGTGCAGGCGCTCAAGAACGCCCTGCTCGAAGAGGTCATCGTGGTCGGGTACCTGCTCACCCGGTTGCGCCGGATCGGCTGGCCGACCTGGGCCTGTTTCGGGGTCAGCGCGGTACTGCGCGGCGCCTACCACCTCTATCAGGGGTTCGGGCCGTTCGTCGGGAATGCCGTGATGGGGCTGGTGTTCGCGGAGTACTTCCGCCGTCGCGGCCGGGTGATGCCGTTGGTGATCGCCCACACCCTGCTCGATGTCGTGGCGTTCGTCGGCTATCAACTGTTCGCCGGGGCGCTGGGCCTGGGCTGA